Genomic window (Deinococcus reticulitermitis):
ACGACTTCGAGCACGCCGCCGTCATGCAGCTGCACGTCCAGGCCAGGGTAAGCGCCGGGCGCGGTGAGCTGCTGGGCCGTCAGGGGAGAGGACATGGGGTGAGGCTAGCGTGGGGCAGGGCGCAGGAGCGTCACCCGTCCCGGAGCTCCCTTCGCCTCGGCGGTTGCCCAGAGGATGAAGGCCTGTGCCTGGCGATCCGCACTCGTCTCGGTAGGCGAAGGCGGCGGGTTGACTCGTAGAGCGGCCAGCAGCTGATTCAGCGGCGCGTGGACCTCGCTTCCAGCCAGGCGGTCAACCTGGCCAAAATACCTCTGGCAACCTGACGGCCTAGGGGTAGAGATTTCGGGAGCGTCAATTGCTCAACCCCCCTCTCTTTTCGGACCTTAAGCAATCAGATTGCCCGATTCTCTCCTTGTCCCCGTTACTCCGGCATAAACAACGGCCCCGTGCGGGGCTGCATGTTTATGTACGCTTTATTCAGCTCGGCCGGTGCGCTGGGCCATTGCAGCGGTACAGGCGAACGAGTCGCGAGGAAGGGGTGCAGATGAACCACGATCGAGAAAATATGACTCCCCAGGCGGGGCCGCTTCTGGCCTCGGCCCATGAGCAGGCGGAAGCGCTTCAACAAGGCCTGTATGCCGGTCGGGAGCACGACGCCTGCGGAGTAGGCCTCGTCGCGCACGTCGAGGGCCGCAAGTCGCACAGCATCATCACCCAGGGCCTCAAAATCCTGGAAAACCTCGACCACCGCGGCGCGGTCGGGGCCGACGCCTTGATGGGCGACGGCGCGGGCATCCTGATTCAGATTCCGGACGCGTTTTACCGGGCCGAGATGGCCGAACAGGGCGTGACGCTGCCGCCCCCCGGCGACTACGGCGTCGGGATGATCTTCCTGCCGAAAGAAACCGCCTCGCGCCGCGCCTGCGAGCAGGAACTTGAGCGGGCGGTGCGGGCCGAGGGTCAGGTCGTGCTCGGCTGGCGCGACGTGCCGCTCAACCGCGCGATGCCGATGAGCCCGGCGGTGAAGGAAAAAGAGCCGGTGATCCGCCAGATCTTCATCGGCGCTGGGCCGGACACCCTCGTCCCCGACGCGCTCGAGCGCAAGCTGTACGTGATCCGCCGCCGGGCGAGCAACGCGATTCTGTCGCTGAATTTCACCCACGGCCAGGAATACTACGTGCCTTCCATGTCGTGCCGCACGGTGATCTACAAGGGATTGCTGCTCGCCACGCAGGTGGGCGAGTACTTCCTCGATCTCCAGCGCGAGGAGGTGGTCTCGGCGCTCGCGCTTGTGCACCAGCGCTTTTCCACCAACACCTTCCCCGAGTGGCGGCTCGCGCACCCCTACCGCATGGTGGCCCACAACGGCGAGATCAACACCGTCAAGGGCAACTTCAACTGGATGCGGGCGCGCGAGGGCATCATGAGTTCGCCGGTCTTCGGTGAAGACCTGAAAAAGCTCTACCCCATCTCCTTCGAGGGCGAGTCCGACACCGCGACCTTCGACAACGCGCTCGAACTGCTCACCCTCGCGGGCTACCCGATGGCGCAGGCCGCGATGATGATGATTCCGGAGGCCTGGGAGCAAAACACCCTGCTCGACGACCGCCGCCGCGCCTTTTACGAGTACCACGCCGCGATGATGGAGCCCTGGGACGGCCCCGCCGCGATGGTGTTCACCGACGGGCGGCAGGTGGGTGCCACGCTCGACCGCAACGGCCTGCGCCCCGCGCGCTACCTGCTCACCCGCGACGGGCTGGTGGTGCTCGCCTCCGAGTCGGGCGTGCTGCCGATTCCGGAATCCAGGATCGTCAAGAAGTGGCGGCTGCAACCCGGCAAGATGTTCATGATCGATCTCGAACAGGGCCGGATCATCGAGGACGACGAGCTCAAGATGCAGTTCGCGCAGGCCAAGCCCTACCGGCAGTGGGTGGAAAATACCCGCCTGCGCCTCGACGACTCGGCAGAGACCGGCACCGTCGATCAGTTTGAGGAGAGTCTGCTCCGGCGCCAGCAGGCGTTCGGGTACTCGCAGGAGGACCTGAAGTTCCTGATGGGACCGATGGCGAAGTCGGGCGAGGAAGGCATCGGCTCGATGGGCAACGATTCGCCGCTCGCCGTGCTCTCGCACCGCTCCAAGCCGCTGTACAACTACTTCAAGCAGCTCTTCGCGCAGGTGACCAACCCGCCCATCGACCCGATCCGCGAGTCGGTGGTGATGAGCCTGGTGTCGTTCGTGGGGCCGCGTCCCAACGTGCTCGACATCAACACCGTCAACCCGCCGATGCGCCTCGAAGTCGAGCAGCCGATCCTCGACTTCGACGACATGGCGCGGGTCCGCAACATCGCGGCGCACACGCGCGGCAAATTCAGGGCGTTCGACCTCGACATCACCTACCCCGCCGAGTGGGGCTCGCGCGGCATCGAGGCGAAGCTGGCGACCATCAACGCCTGGGCCACCGACGCCATCGAGTCGGGGCACAACATCATCATCCTGAGCGACAAGCGCGTGAACCGGGAGCGCGCGCCGATTCCCTCGCTGCTCGCGCTTTCCAGCGTGCACCACCACCTCGTGCGCCGGGGCCTGCGGATGAAAGTCGGGCTCGTCGTGGAGAGCGGCGACGCCCGCGAGGTCCACCACTTCGCCGCGCTCGCCGGCTACGGGGCCGAGGCGATTCACCCCTACCTCGCGCTCGAAACCGTGACCCAGTTGCACACGCCGATTCCAGGCCTGGCGGATCTCGCGCAGATCGCGCCCGAAAAGGCCGTCCAGAACTATGTCAAGGCCATCGGCAAGGGCCTGAGCAAGATCATGTCGAAGATGGGCGTCTCGACCTACATGAGTTACTGCGGCGCCCAGCTTTTTGAAGCTGTGGGGCTGAAAGAAGACTTTGTGCAGAAGTACTTCTACGGCACCGCGAGCAAGGTGGGCGGCATCGGGCTCTTTGAGGTGGCGGAAGAAGCGCTGCGGACCCACCAGGCGGCCTTTGCCGGCGATCCTCTCCTCGAAGGGAACCTCGACGCGGGCGGCGAGTACGCCTGGCGCGTGCGCGGCGAGGAGCACATGTGGACGCCCGACGCGGTGGCCAAGCTCCAGCACTCGGTCCGCAGCGGGCAGTTTTCCACCTACGAGGAGTACGCCCGCATCGTCAACGACCAGTCGCGCCGCCACATGACGCTGCGCGGCCTCTTCGAGTTCAGGGCGGAGGGGGTGCAGTCCGTTCCCATCGAGGAAGTCGAGAGCGCCGCCGAGATCGTGAAGCGCTTCGCCACCGGCGCGATGAGCCTGGGCTCGATCTCCACCGAGGCGCACGCCACGCTCGCCGTCGCCATGAACCGCATCGGCGGCAAGTCGAACACCGGGGAGGGCGGCGAGGACCCCGCCCGCTACGAGCGCGAGCTGCGCGGCGAGTCGCTCGGGGAGGGCGAGTCGCTCGCGTCGCTACTCGGCGGAAGCCGGGTGGAGGTCGATTACCCGCTGAAAGCCGGCGACTCGCTCAGGAGCAAGATCAAGCAGGTGGCCTCGGGCCGCTTCGGCGTGACAACCGGCTACCTCACGAGCGCCGACCAGATTCAGATCAAGATGGCCCAGGGCGCCAAGCCCGGCGAGGGTGGGCAGCTCCCCGGCGGCAAGGTGAGCGAGTACATCGGCTTCCTGCGCCACTCGGTGCCGGGCGTCGGCCTGATCTCGCCGCCGCCGCACCACGACATCTACTCGATCGAGGACCTCAAGCAGCTCATCCACGACCTCAAGAACGTCAACCCGCGCGCCGACATCTCGGTCAAGCTCGTCTCGGAAGTCGGGGTGGGGACGGTGGCGGCGGGCGTCGCCAAGGCGAAGGCCGACCACATCGTGATCGCCGGGCACGACGGCGGCACCGGGGCTTCCCCCTGGAGCTCGATCAAGCACGCCGGCTCGCCCTGGGAACTCGGGCTCGCCGAGACGCAGCAGACGCTGGTGCTCAACCGCCTGCGTGACCGGGTGCGGCTCCAGACCGACGGGCAGCTCAAGACCGGGCGCGACGTGGTGATCGCGGCCCTCCTCGGCGCCGACGAATTCGGCTTCGCGACCGCGCCGCTCGTCGCCGAGGGCTGCATCATGATGCGCAAGTGTCACCTCAACACCTGCCCGGTGGGGGTGGCGACCCAGGACCCGGTGCTGCGCGCGCGCTTTTCCGGCAAGCCCGAACACGTGGTCAACTACTTCTTCTTCGTGGCCGAGGAAGCCCGGCGGATCATGGCGCAGCTCGGCGTCCGCACCTTCGACGAACTGATCGGGCGCTCGGACCTGCTCGACATGAAGAAGGGCCTGGACCACTGGAAGGCGCAGGGCCTCGACTTCTCGCGCGTCTTCTACCGTCCCGAGGTGGGTGCCGGGGTGGGCACGCGCCACCTCGCCGCGCAGGACCACGAACTCGGCAAGGCGCTCGACCTCGAACTGATCGAGCGCTGCCGCCCCGCCATCGAGCGTGGAGAGAGGGTGCACTTCCTGCAAGACGTGCGGAACGTGCACCGCTCGGTGGGGGCGATGCTCTCGGGCGAGGTGGTGCGCCGTCACCCAGCGGGCCTCCCGGATAACACCATCCACATCCAGATGGAAGGCACGGGCGGCCAGAGCTTCGGGGCGTTTCTGGCGCCCGGCGTCACCCTTTACCTGATCGGCGACGCCAACGATTACACCGGTAAGGGCCTAAGCGGGGGGCGGGTGATCGTGCGCCCCACCATCGAGTTCCGGGGCCGCGCCGAGGACAACATCATCGTGGGCAACACCGTGCTCTACGGCGCGACGAGCGGCGAGGCCTACTTCCGGGGCGTGGCGGGCGAGCGCTTCGCAGTGCGGCTCTCGGGCGCCTCGGCGGTGGTGGAAGGCACCGGGGACCACGGCTGCGAGTACATGACCGGCGGCACGGTGGTGGTGCTCGGCCAGACCGGGCGCAACTTCGCGGCGGGCATGTCGGGCGGCGTCGCCTACGTCTACGACATGGACGGAGGCTTCGAGAAGCGCTGCAACCTCAGCATGGTGGGCCTGGAACGCGTCCTGCGCGAAGACGAGCAGCTTCAGCACCTCGCCACACGCGGCGGGAACAAGCGCGAACTCCACGGCGGCCAGTCCGACGAGGCGCAGCTGCGCGCGCTGATCGAAGCGCACCACCGCAACACCGGCTCGGCCCGCGCGGGCGAACTGCTCGACGACTGGGACGCGGCGCTGAAGAAATTCGTCAAGGTGATGCCCTTCGAATACGCCCGCGTGCTGCGCGAGCGCGGCCAGGCCGGAGAGGGCAGCGGGCAGGCCACCGAAACCACGAGCATGGGGGTGGCGGATGCCAGGACGCCGTTCGCGGGTCAGGGCACGCTGACGAAGTAAGGCGGCCTGAGGGTCAAAGCGTCTAAGGGTCTAAGGGAGAGGCCCGCAAAGTCTCCCCCTGCCTACCAATCGGAGCACAAATGTCCAAAATTACCGGCTTTCTGGAGCAGCCGCGCGTCAAGGAGCAGTACGCGCCAGTCGACGCCCGCCTCAAGCACTACCACGAGTTTCTGATTCCGCTCGATGCCCCGGCGGCGCGCCAACAGGCGACGCGCTGCATGGACTGCGGCATCCCGTTTTGCAACAACGGCTGTCCGGT
Coding sequences:
- a CDS encoding glutamate synthase-related protein, which codes for MTPQAGPLLASAHEQAEALQQGLYAGREHDACGVGLVAHVEGRKSHSIITQGLKILENLDHRGAVGADALMGDGAGILIQIPDAFYRAEMAEQGVTLPPPGDYGVGMIFLPKETASRRACEQELERAVRAEGQVVLGWRDVPLNRAMPMSPAVKEKEPVIRQIFIGAGPDTLVPDALERKLYVIRRRASNAILSLNFTHGQEYYVPSMSCRTVIYKGLLLATQVGEYFLDLQREEVVSALALVHQRFSTNTFPEWRLAHPYRMVAHNGEINTVKGNFNWMRAREGIMSSPVFGEDLKKLYPISFEGESDTATFDNALELLTLAGYPMAQAAMMMIPEAWEQNTLLDDRRRAFYEYHAAMMEPWDGPAAMVFTDGRQVGATLDRNGLRPARYLLTRDGLVVLASESGVLPIPESRIVKKWRLQPGKMFMIDLEQGRIIEDDELKMQFAQAKPYRQWVENTRLRLDDSAETGTVDQFEESLLRRQQAFGYSQEDLKFLMGPMAKSGEEGIGSMGNDSPLAVLSHRSKPLYNYFKQLFAQVTNPPIDPIRESVVMSLVSFVGPRPNVLDINTVNPPMRLEVEQPILDFDDMARVRNIAAHTRGKFRAFDLDITYPAEWGSRGIEAKLATINAWATDAIESGHNIIILSDKRVNRERAPIPSLLALSSVHHHLVRRGLRMKVGLVVESGDAREVHHFAALAGYGAEAIHPYLALETVTQLHTPIPGLADLAQIAPEKAVQNYVKAIGKGLSKIMSKMGVSTYMSYCGAQLFEAVGLKEDFVQKYFYGTASKVGGIGLFEVAEEALRTHQAAFAGDPLLEGNLDAGGEYAWRVRGEEHMWTPDAVAKLQHSVRSGQFSTYEEYARIVNDQSRRHMTLRGLFEFRAEGVQSVPIEEVESAAEIVKRFATGAMSLGSISTEAHATLAVAMNRIGGKSNTGEGGEDPARYERELRGESLGEGESLASLLGGSRVEVDYPLKAGDSLRSKIKQVASGRFGVTTGYLTSADQIQIKMAQGAKPGEGGQLPGGKVSEYIGFLRHSVPGVGLISPPPHHDIYSIEDLKQLIHDLKNVNPRADISVKLVSEVGVGTVAAGVAKAKADHIVIAGHDGGTGASPWSSIKHAGSPWELGLAETQQTLVLNRLRDRVRLQTDGQLKTGRDVVIAALLGADEFGFATAPLVAEGCIMMRKCHLNTCPVGVATQDPVLRARFSGKPEHVVNYFFFVAEEARRIMAQLGVRTFDELIGRSDLLDMKKGLDHWKAQGLDFSRVFYRPEVGAGVGTRHLAAQDHELGKALDLELIERCRPAIERGERVHFLQDVRNVHRSVGAMLSGEVVRRHPAGLPDNTIHIQMEGTGGQSFGAFLAPGVTLYLIGDANDYTGKGLSGGRVIVRPTIEFRGRAEDNIIVGNTVLYGATSGEAYFRGVAGERFAVRLSGASAVVEGTGDHGCEYMTGGTVVVLGQTGRNFAAGMSGGVAYVYDMDGGFEKRCNLSMVGLERVLREDEQLQHLATRGGNKRELHGGQSDEAQLRALIEAHHRNTGSARAGELLDDWDAALKKFVKVMPFEYARVLRERGQAGEGSGQATETTSMGVADARTPFAGQGTLTK